In Nocardia sp. XZ_19_385, the sequence CGGCCGCTCGGGTACGGCGAGCCGTCCAACCGGGCGATACGTGGCCCGATCATCCCGATGCGATAGTCGGCTCGCGCCGTTTCGACCAGTGCGGCGATCGAGCCGGGGCTGAGCTGGGTGTCGGGGTTGGCAACCAGCAGCCATTCGGCGTCGGTCTCGGCCGCGCCCTGATTGATCGCCGCCGACAACCCGACATTCTCGCTGTTGCGGATCGCCCGGCCGCCGAACTCCTCGACGATGTCGGCGCTGCCGTCGGTCGAGGTGTTGTCCACGCAGATCACCTCGAGCGTGTACGGCTCGACCGCCGCGGGCAGCGACTCCAGAAAAGGCGGTAGATCCTCGGCGGACTGGTACGTCACGAGGATCAGGCCAACCGTTTTATCGTCGCGGTGCGGCATGCCGGCGAACCTATCATTCCGACTTGCTGAGGCTGACTTCCCGTTCCGCGGGCTCCGCGGCCGGACGGGAGAGGGCGCTCGGCCACCAGATCTTGTCGCCGATATCGAGGGTGAGGGCGGTTACCAGGATCGAGCGGACGATCACTGTGTCCAGCAGCACGCCGACGGCGATGAGGATGCCCATCTGGGCGAAGGTGACGACCGGCATGGTGGCGAACACCGCGAACGTGCCCGCGAGGACCAGTCCCGCGGAGGTAATGACGCCGCCGGTGGCCGAGAGGCCGATGAGGGCGCCCGCACGGGTGCGGTGTTTGCCGGCTTCCTCGTGCACCCGGGACATCAGGAAGATGTTGTAGTCGATGCCCAGCGCGACCAGGAAGACGAAGGCGATCAGCGGGAGGCCCGCGTCGGCGCCCTCGAAGCCGGCGAGGTCCCAGATCCAGCGGCTCAGGCCGAGGGCGGCGAAATAGGACAGGACCACGGTGGCGGTCAGCAGGACGGGCGCGAGGATCGAGCGCAGCAGCAGCATCAGGATGACCATCACGATGACGAGCACCACCGGGCCGATCGCCCGGTTGTCCTGTGCGACGGCGCGTTTGATGTCGAGCACGGTCGCGGTCTGGCCGCCGACCTTGGCGTCCGGGTCGGCGGCGTGCACGGCGGCGCGGGCCTTGTCGATGGTGACGTCGGCGGCGCGGCTGTCCGGTGGGTCGGCGAGGGTGCCCTCCAGGTAGAACAGTCCATCCTTACTCACCGGTTCGGTGGTCGTGGTGATGCCGGGCGTGGATTTCAGCGCCGCGGTGATCGCCTCGGACCGGGCCGCCTGTCCGATGACGATCACCGGGTTGCCGGTGCCGGCTTCGAAATGCCGTTCCAGGACTTCGGTTCCGTCGACCGCCTCGGAGGCGCCGACGAAGGAGTCCTTGTTGGCGATGCCGTTGGCTTCCAGGCCGGTCGCGCCCAGCGCCAGCGCGCCGAGGGCCAGCGCGGTGCCGATCCATACGATGCGCGGGCGGCCCGCGATGAACTGGCCCACCTTGGCCCACATGCCGGATTCGGTATGGTCGGCGGTGCCGTAACCGGGGTGGCGCGGCCAGAAGATCCAGCGTCCGGCGATGACCAGCAGGGCTGGCAGCAGCGTCAGCATCGCGAGCAGGGCCACCGCGACGCCGATGGCGCAGACCGGGCCGATGCCCCGGGTCGAATTCATCTCCGCGACAAGCAGAGCGAGCATCGCGACGATCACCGTCGCCCCGCTGGCGACCACTGCGGGGCCGGCACGGTGCAGCGCGACCGCCATCGCCTCGTGCCGATCCTCGTGGCGGCGTAGCTCTTCCCGATAGCGCGCGATCAGGAGTAGCGCGTAGTCGGTGCCCGCGCCGAAGACGAGCACGGTGAGGATGCCCTGGCTCTGCGCGTTCATGGTGAGGCCGAGCTGCGTCGCCCCGTAAACCGCGGCCTGCGAGACCGCCAGTGCGAAACCCGCTGCGAGCAACGGCAATATCCACAGCATGGGCCCGTAGGTGAGCAGCAGGATGACCACGACCACCGCGGCGGCGGAGTAGAGCAGCAAGCCGTCGATGCCCTCGAAGGCCTCGCCGAATTCCGCGCCGTAGCCCGCGGGTCCGGTGGCGTGGAAGGACAATCCGTCCGGCCGCTCGCCCGCCGCGGCCTTGATGTCCGCAACGGCCGGGGTCAGCCGGCTCCAGCCTGCCGTGCCCATGTCGATCGGGGCCAGCACTTCCACAGCCTGGCTGTCCTGCGACTGGATCGGCCCGATCACCTTGTCGGCCACGATGTGCTCGACCTGCTTGAAGCGGGCGGTGTCGGCGGCGATCGCCGCCCGGTCGGCGTCGGTGATGCCGCTGGTGCGTTCGTAGACGAGTACGACCGGTACGTGTTCGCTGTTGCCGAAAGTCTCTGCGAGCTTGAAGGCTTGGGTGGATTCGGCGCTGTCGGGCAGCCAGTTGACGCTTTCGTTCTCCTGGGCCCCGGTGAGTTTGCCCGCGAACGAACCCAGGGCGAGCAGTGCGATGATCCACACACCGAGCACCACCCATTTGCTCCGGCGACCGCTCGGAATCCGCGCGATTCTGCCGAGCAGATCCGTCATATCGGGATCGGTTGGTGCGGGCATCACAGTCCCCCTCGGTGCTGCGTACGGCCCGATCTTACGGGTGGAATCCGACATTTCCCGGCCGTCGTCTACCCACCTTTACGGCTGCCCCAGGCGCTGCCGCGGGTTCGGCAAATCGCGAGGCGGCGCACCGACCACCTCCCCGCTCCGGACGCCGCGAACCGGCAAACTGCAGGCGATCGATCCGGACCCCTCCGGACCGCCGCATCCACCCCCGAGCCCGTACCGCACAATAGGGAGCCGCACGCGGTCGTCACCGCCGGCAACGGCAGCGTGACATACACCCACGGCGACACAAGGTGTTGTGCTGCATGGACTTGTCACCCACTAGGAGTAGTGTTCAGTGCGAGTAATACCGGACGGCAGCGTGCTCGCAGAGTTGATTTCAGAAGAAGGGCGTGGAGGCAGGATGAAACTGATCGATCGGGTATCGGCCATCAACTGGAATCGGGTCCCCGACGAGAAGGACGCCGAGGTGTGGGACAGGCTGACCGGCAACTTCTGGTTGCCCGAGAAGGTCCCGGTGTCCAATGACATTCCCTCCTGGAACACCCTCACCGCCGACGAAAAGCAGCTCACCATGCGGGTTTTCACCGGCCTGACGCTGCTCGACACGATTCAGGGCACCGTCGGCGCGGTGAGCCTGATCCCGGATGCGCTGACCCCGCACGAGGAGGCGGTGCTCACCAACATCGCGTTCATGGAGTCGGTGCACGCCAAGAGCTACAGCAACATCTTCTCCACCCTGTGCTCCACCCGCGAGATCGACGAAGCCTTCCGCTGGTCCGAAGAGAACCGGAACCTGCAGCGCAAGGCCGAAATCGTCCTGGGCTACTACAACGGCGACGACCCGCTCAAGCGCAAGGTGGCCTCCACCCTGCTGGAGTCCTTCCTGTTCTACTCCGGCTTCTACCTGCCGATGCACTGGTCCTCGCGCGCGAAGCTCACCAACACCGCCGACATGATCCGCCTGATCATCCGCGACGAAGCGGTGCACGGCTACTACATCGGCTACAAGTACCAGCGCGGACTGGAGCTGGTCTCCCAGGCCGAGCGCGAAGAACTCAAGAACTACACCTTCGAGCTCCTCTTCGAGCTCTACGACAACGAGGTCGAATACACCCAGGACCTCTACGACGAAGTCGGTCTCACCGAAGACGTCAAGAAGTTCCTGCGCTACAACGCCAACAAGGCGCTGATGAACCTCGGCTAC encodes:
- a CDS encoding MMPL family transporter, which translates into the protein MPAPTDPDMTDLLGRIARIPSGRRSKWVVLGVWIIALLALGSFAGKLTGAQENESVNWLPDSAESTQAFKLAETFGNSEHVPVVLVYERTSGITDADRAAIAADTARFKQVEHIVADKVIGPIQSQDSQAVEVLAPIDMGTAGWSRLTPAVADIKAAAGERPDGLSFHATGPAGYGAEFGEAFEGIDGLLLYSAAAVVVVILLLTYGPMLWILPLLAAGFALAVSQAAVYGATQLGLTMNAQSQGILTVLVFGAGTDYALLLIARYREELRRHEDRHEAMAVALHRAGPAVVASGATVIVAMLALLVAEMNSTRGIGPVCAIGVAVALLAMLTLLPALLVIAGRWIFWPRHPGYGTADHTESGMWAKVGQFIAGRPRIVWIGTALALGALALGATGLEANGIANKDSFVGASEAVDGTEVLERHFEAGTGNPVIVIGQAARSEAITAALKSTPGITTTTEPVSKDGLFYLEGTLADPPDSRAADVTIDKARAAVHAADPDAKVGGQTATVLDIKRAVAQDNRAIGPVVLVIVMVILMLLLRSILAPVLLTATVVLSYFAALGLSRWIWDLAGFEGADAGLPLIAFVFLVALGIDYNIFLMSRVHEEAGKHRTRAGALIGLSATGGVITSAGLVLAGTFAVFATMPVVTFAQMGILIAVGVLLDTVIVRSILVTALTLDIGDKIWWPSALSRPAAEPAEREVSLSKSE
- the nrdF gene encoding class 1b ribonucleoside-diphosphate reductase subunit beta, with protein sequence MKLIDRVSAINWNRVPDEKDAEVWDRLTGNFWLPEKVPVSNDIPSWNTLTADEKQLTMRVFTGLTLLDTIQGTVGAVSLIPDALTPHEEAVLTNIAFMESVHAKSYSNIFSTLCSTREIDEAFRWSEENRNLQRKAEIVLGYYNGDDPLKRKVASTLLESFLFYSGFYLPMHWSSRAKLTNTADMIRLIIRDEAVHGYYIGYKYQRGLELVSQAEREELKNYTFELLFELYDNEVEYTQDLYDEVGLTEDVKKFLRYNANKALMNLGYEGLFPKDECEVNPAILSALSPNADENHDFFSGSGSSYVIGKAVNTEDEDWEF